The DNA window CTCGGTGCGCGCCGTCGGGTACGGCTCCCCTGCCGGGGGCTCCCCCGCCGTAAGGCGTCGTCGGCATGCTCATAACGCCATCCTGCCCGACACTCCGCCGTCCGGCGAACTCGAAGGCGCCGCGGCCCTCTCGCCCGGCCGACCACGACGGGCGCGGCCCTCGTTCGAAGGCGCCGTCGTCAGGGCTTGACGTAGGTCCACCCCTCGGCGACGTACTCGGCGATGGCCGGTATCGCCGCGTCGACGACGGCCAGCCACTCCGGCAGGGTCTGCAGGGGGAGGCGGTGGTTGGCGACGGAGCGGGAGCAGATCTCGAAGGTGGCGCCGTCTCGGGCGGACCGGCGCATCTCCTCCGTCCAGTCGTTGACGCCCTGCACGGCGTAGATCGCCGTGCCGTTGATCATCACCCTCACGCGGGAGGACAGGCCCTGGTCGGCGAGGTTGCGCAGGTTGCTGATAACGGCCAGCCAGCGGTCGGCCTGCGTGACATGAAGGAGGAAGCGCGAGTCGTCCATGGGCGGACCCTACCGTCGGCCTCCGCGGCGCACATCGGCTCCGCGCCGGGTGAGGGCGAGCCTCAGCCGCCGCGCCGCCGTCGTCAAGGAATCGGCTCCGCGTCGGTGAGGGCGAGCCCCGCCCGGGCCGCATCACGGCCTC is part of the Actinomyces sp. oral taxon 414 genome and encodes:
- a CDS encoding DsrE family protein codes for the protein MDDSRFLLHVTQADRWLAVISNLRNLADQGLSSRVRVMINGTAIYAVQGVNDWTEEMRRSARDGATFEICSRSVANHRLPLQTLPEWLAVVDAAIPAIAEYVAEGWTYVKP